One region of Primulina huaijiensis isolate GDHJ02 unplaced genomic scaffold, ASM1229523v2 scaffold24871, whole genome shotgun sequence genomic DNA includes:
- the LOC140967243 gene encoding epoxide hydrolase 1 — translation MDKIQHRIIQTNGINMHVAEIGEGPAILFVHGFPELWYSWRHQMLDLSSRGFRAIAPDLRGFGDTDSPPCATSYTVFHIVGDLVGLLDSLGLDRVFLVGHDWGAVIAWYVCLLRPDRIKALVNMSVVFQPRNPKRKPVESMRAMLGEDYYICRFQEPGEAEQEFARVDTVRLIKKFLTTRNPTPLRVPKSVGFGGSPTKPISMPSWLSEEDVQYYASKFDQTGFTGGLNYYRAMDLNWELTAPWTGVQIKVPVKFIVGDLDLTYNTPGVKEYIHGGGFKRNVPFLQELVIMEGVAHFINQEKPEETSEHIYSFVNKF, via the exons ATGGACAAAATCCAACACAGAATCATCCAAACCAACGGTATCAACATGCACGTTGCTGAAATCGGGGAGGGCCCAGCAATTCTCTTCGTCCACGGCTTCCCCGAGCTCTGGTACTCGTGGCGCCACCAGATGCTAGACCTCTCCTCCAGAGGCTTCCGCGCGATCGCCCCCGATCTACGAGGATTCGGCGATACGGACTCGCCGCCCTGCGCCACCAGCTACACGGTGTTCCATATCGTGGGGGACTTGGTGGGCCTGCTTGATTCTTTGGGACTGGACCGCGTGTTCTTGGTTGGCCATGATTGGGGCGCTGTTATAGCATGGTACGTTTGCTTGTTACGCCCGGATAGGATAAAGGCTTTGGTCAATATGAGCGTTGTGTTTCAGCCGAGGAATCCGAAGAGGAAGCCTGTGGAGTCTATGCGCGCGATGCTCGGAGAGGATTACTATATTTGCAGATTTCAG GAACCAGGAGAAGCGGAACAAGAGTTTGCTCGTGTTGATACTGTAAGATTGATCAAGAAATTCTTAACAACACGGAACCCAACTCCTCTTCGTGTTCCTAAATCAGTGGGATTTGGGGGTTCACCTACCAAGCCGATCTCAATGCCTTCTTGGTTATCAGAAGAAGACGTTCAATACTATGCTAGCAAATTTGACCAAACCGGTTTCACGGGTGGATTGAACTACTATCGAGCAATGGACTT AAACTGGGAGCTAACAGCTCCGTGGACAGGGGTGCAAATAAAAGTTCCTGTTAAATTCATTGTTGGTGATCTTGACCTCACTTACAATACCCCTGGTGTAAAGGAATACATTCACGGCGGTGGCTTCAAACGAAATGTGCCCTTCTTGCAAGAATTGGTTATCATGGAAGGAGTAGCTCATTTCATCAACCAGGAAAAACCAGAGGAAACCAGTGAACATATTTACAGCTTCGTCAACAAGTTTTAA